From the Mangifera indica cultivar Alphonso chromosome 10, CATAS_Mindica_2.1, whole genome shotgun sequence genome, one window contains:
- the LOC123227213 gene encoding small nuclear ribonucleoprotein-associated protein B'-like: protein MSLSKSSKMLQFINYRMRVTIQDGRQLIGKFMAFDRHMNLVLGDTEEFRKLPPAKGKKNNNNEEREDRRTLGLVLLRGEEVISMTVEGPPPPEESRAKAVSGSAVAGPGIGRAAGRGVPTAPLVQAQPGLAGPVRGVGGPAPAMMQPQIARPPVSYPPAAPPVIRPPGQMPPAGMFPGQATPPMARGPPQPVPSPFGVRPPPQQFPMPPQQFGAQRSMVPPPPGPMMRGPPAPPPARPGMPGAPPRPGMPPPPGASIPGFAPRPGMPPPPGNPPRQQQ, encoded by the coding sequence ATGTCGTTGTCAAAGAGTTCGAAGATGCTTCAATTCATAAACTACCGGATGCGCGTGACCATCCAAGACGGTCGCCAGCTGATCGGAAAATTCATGGCCTTTGACCGTCACATGAATCTCGTTCTCGGTGACACTGAAGAGTTTCGTAAGCTTCCCCCAGCTAAGGGCAAGAAAAACAACAACAATGAGGAACGTGAGGACCGTCGCACTCTGGGTCTCGTCCTTCTCAGGGGTGAAGAAGTCATTTCCATGACCGTTGAAGGTCCTCCTCCTCCTGAAGAGTCACGTGCAAAGGCCGTCTCCGGCTCTGCTGTTGCTGGTCCCGGTATTGGCCGTGCCGCTGGCCGCGGAGTCCCCACTGCTCCGCTTGTCCAAGCCCAGCCGGGTCTCGCTGGACCCGTTCGTGGCGTTGGTGGTCCTGCTCCTGCCATGATGCAGCCACAGATCGCCAGGCCACCTGTCAGTTACCCGCCAGCTGCCCCACCTGTGATTCGTCCGCCTGGTCAGATGCCTCCAGCTGGAATGTTTCCGGGACAGGCTACACCACCAATGGCACGGGGCCCTCCGCAGCCGGTCCCATCTCCTTTTGGGGTTCGGCCGCCACCCCAGCAGTTCCCGATGCCTCCACAGCAGTTTGGGGCTCAGAGATCAATGGTGCCGCCTCCACCTGGGCCAATGATGAGAGGGCCTCCTGCTCCTCCGCCAGCTCGTCCGGGAATGCCGGGTGCACCTCCTCGTCCGGGGATGCCTCCACCGCCTGGTGCTTCAATTCCTGGTTTTGCACCTCGTCCTGGGATGCCACCACCCCCGGGAAATCCTCCACGGCAGCAACAGTGA